One segment of Erigeron canadensis isolate Cc75 chromosome 2, C_canadensis_v1, whole genome shotgun sequence DNA contains the following:
- the LOC122589939 gene encoding cytochrome P450 81Q32-like, with protein MATLLIAILVIIITAFIIANFWRPKNLPPTIFPIIPIIGHLYLLKSPLTETLANLSARFGPILFLKFGVRNVLIVADPVITEECFTKTNDVIFANRPKLLFARIVAHNFTNTAWLNYGPVWQNLRKIEATEFFSADRISQFYDIRANEGKVMVQGLLPVSATSKVANLKAVFGDYCVNNVIMAVAGKRYSADDLALGRQLQDIVRDTFALGNPSNLGDYLPWLKYFGYNKDTEKAMWAIVQRRDSWFANLLEEFREGKGVLIDKNITMVGVFLKLQAADPEQYPDEFITPVMLNILCDAIAKCSSTLEWALALLLNNPRVLKKAQEEIDSIVGTDRLVEESDLNNLPYLNCVVKETMRLYPVVPVLVPHESSEDCVVSGYDIPKGTMLIVNQWGIHRDALLWNDPEKFFPERFELEITPKLKFLPFGFGLRMCPADDLANPLVGLALALVIQCFNWERLSDELVDMTEGGGLVLVKAQALIAKCTPRPITESLTSQASIPKSTPPRPITEC; from the exons ATGGCTACTTTGCTTATCGCAATCCTAGTGATCATAATCACAGCTTTCATAATCGCTAATTTCTGGCGTCCCAAAAACCTTCCACCAACAATATTCCCAATCATTCCAATCATCGGTCACCTTTATCTCCTTAAATCACCCCTCACAGAAACCTTAGCCAACTTATCAGCTAGATTTGGTCCGATCCTTTTCCTTAAATTCGGGGTTCGCAATGTCCTCATAGTAGCCGACCCTGTAATTACCGAAGAATGCTTCACCAAGACCAACGACGTCATTTTCGCTAACCGCCCAAAGCTACTATTTGCCAGAATTGTCGCACATAACTTCACCAACACGGCTTGGTTGAATTATGGCCCAGTCTGGCAAAACCTTCGAAAGATCGAGGCAACCGAGTTCTTCTCGGCTGATCGCATAAGTCAGTTTTATGACATACGTGCGAATGAAGGAAAAGTCATGGTACAAGGTCTTTTGCCCGTGTCTGCTACTTCGAAGGTGGCCAACTTAAAAGCGGTATTCGGTGACTATTGTGTGAATAACGTGATTATGGCGGTAGCAGGAAAAAGGTATAGCGCCGATGATTTAGCGCTAGGGAGACAGCTTCAAGATATCGTTAGGGACACGTTCGCGTTGGGAAATCCGTCCAACTTAGGAGATTATTTGCCGTGGTTGAAATATTTTGGATATAATAAAGATACCGAGAAGGCCATGTGGGCAATTGTCCAGAGAAGAGATTCCTGGTTTGCTAATTTGCTTGAAGAGTTTAGAGAAGGGAAAGGGGTTTTGATTGACAAGAACATTACCATGGTTGGTGTGTTTTTAAAGCTACAAGCAGCGGATCCCGAACAATATCCGGATGAATTTATTACCCCCGTTATGCTG AATATCTTATGTGATGCTATTGCGAAATGTTCTTCCACTCTGGAATGGGCCCTTGCGTTACTGCTTAACAACCCACGTGTTCTCAAGAAAGCACAAGAAGAAATCGACAGTATTGTGGGCACTGACCGTCTTGTTGAAGAATCTGACTTAAATAACCTACCATACTTGAATTGTGTCGTGAAGGAGACGATGCGATTGTACCCTGTAGTCCCAGTACTAGTACCTCACGAGAGCTCAGAGGATTGTGTAGTCAGTGGCTATGACATCCCAAAAGGAACTATGCTCATAGTCAACCAATGGGGAATCCATCGTGACGCTCTCTTGTGGAATGACCCGGAGAAATTTTTCCCCGAAAGGTTTGAATTGGAAAtaacacctaagcttaagtttTTGCCATTTGGGTTCGGATTAAGGATGTGTCCAGCAGATGATTTGGCTAACCCTTTGGTTGGGTTGGCGTTAGCTCTGGTTATACAATGTTTTAACTGGGAAAGGCTTAGTGACGAGTTGGTTGATATGACTGAAGGAGGTGGGCTCGTTTTGGTTAAAGCTCAGGCTTTGATAGCCAAGTGTACACCACGTCCAATAACCGAGAGCTTAACATCTCAGGCTTCGATACCCAAGAGTACACCACCACGTCCGATCACGGAGTGCTAA